In Patagioenas fasciata isolate bPatFas1 chromosome 18, bPatFas1.hap1, whole genome shotgun sequence, a genomic segment contains:
- the LOC136109577 gene encoding uncharacterized protein isoform X1, with amino-acid sequence MGRGSRGGQSPSRGAVGTLLGRLRANQPRRCGSGAFPARRCGRQTRCYGCGALRAGPRAAQPPSLWERGPSSAGGAQHGGAAGERGAERRPERAGVRHGRLPVPPRCHPRQIKAPCGLCCSQIQTGQSPWLNLCGRPFTILPR; translated from the exons atggggaggggttcccggggagggcagagcccgtcccgcggggctgtggggacgcttctaggcaggctccgcgctaaccaGCCCCGTCGCTGCGGCagcggggcattcccagcccggcgctgcggtagacagacccgttgctacggctgcggggccttgcgggccggaccccgcgcggcgcagcccccgtcgctatgggaacggggcccttccagtgcgggcggcgcgcagcatggcggtgccgctggcgagcgcggcgctgagcggcgtccggagcgggcgggcgttcggcacggccg gcttccagttcccccgcggtgtcatccgcggcagataaaggctccctgcggactgtgctgctcacaaatccag acaggacagagcccgtggttgaatttgtgcggccgcccgtttaccatcctccccaggtga
- the LOC136109577 gene encoding large ribosomal subunit protein mL38-like isoform X2 codes for MAVPLASAALSGVRSGRAFGTAALSEEPKTDISLPREKLLRAKEIKARKKIRRENRQNAEMEGAAWLRTGLCPATPSPPRPRWVPRCHLQRFPLLAALIPLDELRAEWEKSSGPFHKQRVAEHCAVFRDLFRGAALPPGSP; via the exons atggcggtgccgctggcgagcgcggcgctgagcggcgtccggagcgggcgggcgttcggcacggccg CCCTGTCTGAGGAGCCAAAGACCGACATCAGCCTGCCGCGTGAGAAGCTGCTGCGGGCAAAGGAAATcaaggcaagaaagaagatccGGAGGGAGAACCGCCAGAATGCGGAGATGGAAGGCGCAGCGTGGCTCCGGACAGGCCTGTGTCCCGCCACCCCCTCTCCGCCCCGGCCGCGCTGGGTCCCCCGGTGTCACCTCCAGCGTTTCCCTCTCCTCGCAGCGCTGATCCCCCTCGACGAGCTCAGAGCTGAGTGGGAGAAGAGCAGCGGCCCGTTCCACAAGCAGCGCGTGGCCGAGCACTGCGCGGTGTTTCGTGACTTGTTCCGAGGGGCCGCGTTGCCCCCCGGCTCACCTTGA